The Carcharodon carcharias isolate sCarCar2 chromosome 15, sCarCar2.pri, whole genome shotgun sequence genome includes a window with the following:
- the tmem204 gene encoding transmembrane protein 204, whose translation MAVQKLVATAVAVALLSLILNNAAAFTPNWVYQALEDGRKRSVGLWRMCYGIDKGKGPTRHEQTLHRDCENLNWGSEHPGFQESRNTVKLQFDMMRACNLIATVALTVGQLIFLLGLMELPLITQDSQWWEEAIAALFQLSSFVLVIGLVTFYRIGPYTHLSWSCYLDIGACLLSTLSAAMLIWNILHRREDCMTPRVIVIRRSRPRFENDYVESPC comes from the exons ATGGCTGTCCAAAAGCTGGTGGCTACAGCTGTAGCAGTGGCTCTCCTGTCTCTGATTCTCAACAATGCAGCAGCGTTCACCCCAAACTGGGTGTACCAGGCCCTGGAGGATGGGAGAAAGCGCAGTGTGGGATTGTGGAGGATGTGCTAtgggattgataaaggcaaaggGCCAACAAGGCATGAACAGACTTTGCATCGTGACTGTGAGAATTTGAACTGGGGATCGGAGCACCCTGGATTTCAGGAATCTCGGAACACAGTCAAAC TTCAGTTTGACATGATGCGAGCCTGTAACCTGATTGCCACAGTGGCTCTGACTGTTGGCCAGCTCATCTTTCTTCTTGGACTGATGGAACTGCCACTCATTACCCAGGATTCCCAGTGGTGGGAGGAGGCCATAGCTGCTCTGTTTCAACTGTCCA GTTTTGTGTTGGTGATTGGACTAGTGACGTTCTACCGAATTGGCCCCTATACTCATCTCTCTTGGTCATGTTATCTGGACATTGGAGCCTGCCTTTTGTCAACACTTTCAGCAGCCATGTTGATCTGGAACATATTACACCGACGGGAGGACTGCATGACGCCCCGTGTTATTGTTATCCGTCGCTCAAGGCCCCGTTTTGAAAATGACTATGTGGAGTCTCCATGCTGA